A section of the Campylobacter anatolicus genome encodes:
- a CDS encoding ATP-binding protein produces the protein MKDLDFFYQTPLKNIKFIDRKCYITRSKTLIIGNVGSGKTSMICEYLSAYKQEERLYINLKDMRCNANLLSNLKDFLLANPNIKVLGVDNISSQDEANTLKICSSLPQLQGFLIATNNRDINLPNFNTLKLGYLDYEEFILFFRKNLDENMLFSHFLAHGTAVKCAFLDASEVSEYLQNQLKKELSQSALNIIKECARKCGETMSVFEIYKTLKTQQKISKDSVYTVLNELERDGIITLLAKFNEPNVAKKLFFTNFAMRNALSAKKDFSSTFANVILCELSKFNDEIYYTKEFDFFLVKRKLALLCIPFTPSEIIFLKFKKLHQSLKKLGATKLQVISVTNSGELSIEGIKCEILPFSRWALGI, from the coding sequence TTGAAAGATTTGGATTTTTTTTATCAAACACCGCTTAAAAATATCAAATTTATAGATCGAAAATGCTATATAACTCGATCCAAAACGCTCATCATCGGCAATGTAGGCAGTGGAAAGACAAGTATGATATGCGAATATCTAAGTGCTTACAAACAAGAAGAGCGGCTTTATATAAACTTAAAAGATATGCGGTGCAATGCGAATTTACTATCAAATTTAAAGGATTTTTTGTTAGCTAATCCAAATATAAAAGTGCTTGGTGTGGATAATATAAGCTCACAAGATGAGGCTAACACACTTAAAATTTGCTCCTCTTTACCTCAACTTCAAGGCTTTTTAATAGCAACAAACAATCGTGATATAAATTTACCAAATTTTAATACCTTAAAGCTTGGTTATCTTGATTATGAAGAGTTTATACTATTTTTTCGTAAAAATTTAGATGAAAATATGCTTTTTAGCCATTTTTTAGCCCATGGAACGGCGGTAAAATGTGCATTTTTAGATGCAAGCGAAGTAAGTGAATATCTTCAAAATCAACTCAAAAAAGAGCTAAGCCAAAGTGCTTTAAACATCATAAAAGAGTGTGCTAGGAAGTGCGGTGAGACGATGAGTGTTTTTGAAATTTATAAAACATTAAAAACACAGCAAAAGATCTCCAAAGATAGCGTTTATACCGTATTAAACGAGCTTGAGAGAGATGGTATTATAACACTTTTGGCAAAATTTAATGAACCAAATGTTGCAAAAAAACTATTTTTCACAAATTTTGCCATGCGTAATGCACTTAGTGCAAAAAAGGACTTTTCATCAACTTTTGCAAATGTTATACTCTGTGAATTGTCTAAATTTAATGATGAAATTTACTACACAAAAGAGTTTGATTTTTTCCTTGTTAAAAGAAAACTTGCTTTGCTTTGCATACCATTTACGCCAAGCGAGATAATCTTTTTAAAATTTAAAAAACTTCATCAAAGTTTAAAAAAACTAGGTGCGACAAAGCTACAAGTCATAAGTGTAACAAACTCTGGTGAGCTTAGCATTGAAGGCATTAAGTGCGAGATTTTACCATTTTCACGTTGGGCACTAGGAATATAA